The window TCATTACCGCTTGCGCGTACGCGCCGTATGCGAACTGCTCCGCCATCTGCGCGCCGTCGTTGTGAGCCGCGAATCCGCGCGGATTCGGCGTCTCATCGAGCGCCGTGCCTTGCGGTGCGTACACCTCGAGTGCGCGGCTGCCGAAGTGAACGAGATCGCTGTCGATCAAAACGCCGCCGCGGAATACTTCACCGGTCCGGGGATCCCAGACGAGCTGCGCCTCGGCGAAGCCGCCGCTATTGGCTTCCGTCAGCCAACGAATTACGTTATAACGCACGTCGTCGGGATCCCATGCGGGATCGGCCGGCTGGTCTTGAACCTGCACGACGTTCGAAACGCCGACTCGTTCGAAGGCTTTGTTCCACGCCAGAACGGCGCTGCGGATCGGTTCGCGGTACTCGAGCGGGATTGTGTTGCTGAGCGTAAAGACGATCGGGTTCTTCGCGGGCGAGACCCGCTGCGTCGGATCTGACGGCTGCACGTTCCAGCGGATGATGTAGTGCACGAAGTCGTCGGCCGCACTCATGTTGTTGAAACTAATGTGCGTGTCTTCGAAATAACCGATGCGGTCGTCGGCAAACCGCGGAACGTAGCCGTCATTCTCGGGCAACGTGATGAAATTGTACGTGATGCGCATCTGCAGGCTGCGCGGGTCAGTGACGGTGTTCATCTTCTCGGGAGGCTTGGGCGAGGAGAACGTCTCGTCGGCTTCGATCACGACGTTTTGCGGAAAGGCTTTCGATTTTCCAAAATACGTGCGCGCTGGATCGAGATGATATTGCGTTAGCGGATCCTTCGGATCGGCTAGTGCTTTACGCATTGCGCCCGTCATGTCCAAGACGTCGCCGAGCAACGCGCTCATGTCGACGACGATGCTTTCTTTTCCATTCTCGCTGACGACGGGCGCCATCCCGAGGACGGAGTCTGCGGTCGAAAGACGGACTGCGTCGGCAAGCGGCGTGTTCGGCAGCGCGCTGAAGCGCGTTTGCGGCCACACGATCGCGACCGTGCGTCCTTCACGAACGAAGCGCACCAAGCGCGCTTCTTGCATGAACATCTGGCCTGACTGAATTCCGTAACCGCCGAGTCCGTTGGCCGGAACGGCAGTTTCCAGATAATCTTTGTCGAGCTGATCGATTTTTATCTCGAGATAGATCTTGGCGTCTTTGCGCCAGACCGTGAACAGGCCGTCTTGTTTCTCGGCATCTTTCGTCCACGACGAATAGGCGGGGAGAGGCGGCGGCGATCCGGTCGGTCCGCCGGCCGGCGGCGTTTGCGCGCCCACGTGAGCCGTAAGAAAGCCTATGAACGTGAGGACCGTGCCAATGCGCGCGAGTAACCGAATCATAAGCGCCCGCCTTTCCGAAAAAGCCGCGGCGGACGAGGTTAAATCGACAGTGCCTCTACGCCTTCATTGGCGGAGCTTGGTCAGTCAGTGCAGTTCGTATACGATCGCGCAACGTCGCGATCGATGGGTCGAGCGTGGTGTTCTGCTGCGCCAGCATTTCGAGTGCGGTCAACACGGCCATCGCGTCCGGCCGCTCGACCGGGACGAAGATGTTCTTGCTGAGCTCGTCATCGAGACGTTCCAAGGCGCGTTTCGCCATGTTGGCTTGCCCGAACGAGTACGCATGGTGGCTCGCGTTTCCCAGAAGTTTGAGCTCGGACTCGAGCCAATCGCGATAGTCACGAAGCATGGTATTTCCTTTCGTAGGGCGGGTCAGCCGTGCGTCGAAATAGTTCGTTGTGATCGACGAGTACGTAACGGTCGCTTCCGTCGACGACATACCCAAAGGGACTGCCAAAAACTTCACCGTCGGAGAAAATCAGATCGCCGTCTTTCACGTCGACGACGATTGGTATGCGCTCGAGGGTAACTGTCCCCATCAAGGTGGGCCGCTCGCGGAAGGCTGGATACACGAGAAAACGGTCACGTGTCCGTGGCACGCCTGGTGCTTCTCGCTGGAGACGGGGCGCATGGCGATCCTCGAAATGGAAGGGGTCGCGACGTACGACGTCCGCATCGAAGGCAGCATGGTCGCAATCAACCCGAAGCCTCGGGAGTAAGCAAAGCTCCGCGCAAGTTCGCAATCGTTCGCGAGCCGCTCGCGAACATCGCGATGCGCAATCCTTCGATTATCTCGGTGAGCGCTTCGCCGACCGCGTCCGCAGATCGCGTCGCGGGCTCGAGAAACGGAAGCGCGATGCCGGCCAGGTCGGCGCCGAGCGCGAGCGCTTTCGCAACGTCGACGCCCGAGCGAATACCGCCGCTTGCAACAATCGTCGCGTTCGGAAACGCAACCCGCATGGCGCGCGTCGCGCGCGCCGTTGCAAAACCCCAATCGGCGAACTGCTCGGCCAACTTCGCACGCAGCGGATCGTCCGAGCGTTTCCCCTCGACGCGCGCCCAGGACGTACCGCCCGCGCCGGCGACGTCGACTGCGGCAATGCCCGCATCGAACAAGCGCTGCGCCGTGCTCGGCGCGATCCCGGAGCCGACGCTCTTCGCAATCACCGGGACGTCGAGTGCACGAACCAGTGCGGCGATCTTCGGAAGCAGACCGCGAAAATTGGTGTCGCCGCGCGGCTGGAGCGATTCTTGCAGCGGGTTTAAATGAAGGTAGAGACCGTTTGCTCCGATGGCTTTGACCGCGCGGCGCGCGTCCTCGATCCCGACCCCGTAGTTGAGCTGCACGGCGCCGAGGTTTGCGAACAGCACGACCTTCGGCGCGACCTCGCGCACAGCGTACGTCGCGAACAGCTCCGGATTCTCGATTGCGGCGCGAATACTGCCGAGTCCGAGTGCGATCCCTGCGGTCTGTGCGGCGATTGCAAGATTGCGGTTGATTGTCGACGCGCGCTCGGTGCCGCCGGTCATCGACGAAATCATCAGCGGCGCGTGCAGCGTCGCTCCGAGAAACGTCGTTTGCAGCACGACGTCTTCGAGCGCGATTTCGGGTAAAGCCTCATGCCGCAAACGCACCGCGCTAAAGCCTGCCTCGAGGGTCGAGGCGACATCGTCGTTGAGGCAGATGTCGAGGTGCCGGGTCTTACGCTGCTCAGTACTCATTTTTAAAAGGCGCTCCGCCCCAGGCTGCGCGCCCCCCACGCTTCGCGTTGGGCCCCCATTTGCGCTCGGCCCACCACTATTATCTCAGGGCACTGTTTATTGCGCCGGCCTCGCAACAACGCCGTTGCCGTTGCCATCATTCAAAATCTCTCATGCCGCCTTTAGAACGCTTGGCAAGATACACCTCGCCTACGAGGAATGCCGGGAGCGATGAGAACCTGGCTGCTGCTATTTTTGATCTTTGCGACCGTGGGCATTGCGGCCGGGTGCAAGGGGTCCGGGTCGTCCACCGCCACTGCGACGCCATATCCAACGCAGTCCGCCCGCGGGGGCTCGGACGAAGCCGTGTTCGGCGATGATTTCAGCGTCGGCATGGGCACGGTGTTTTGTGGAGTCTCCTTTAGCAGCGGACCATGCCAGACGGGGCCGAGCGCACCGGGCGTGAGTGCTGCGGTAAATCCGACGGGTTGGGCGCAGCGCTTTTCGGGCTCGCTCTCTCTTCCGCGGTATGCTCCAACCGCCAGCATCGTTCTCGGCGTGAACGGTGCGCTGAGTGGCGACGCACCGAAAACGGAGGGCTTCGGCGGCGACGTGCTGAGCAATCCCTCGCAGTTCGGCGCTCTCACGACGCTCGCGACGAACGTTCGCTCGCAGAACATTCGCATGATCGTGATCGTTCAAAGCGGCATCAACGACGTGTTCGATGCGTATTATTCGGCGTTGTGCGTCTCAAACGGCGGAACTGTTGCCGGCGGCGGCAGCGCAACGCAATCCGCACCGTGCACCGCATCTGGAACGACGCTCGCCGATTCGAGCAACAACGTGCGCAACGGAACGTTGTACAGTGCGTTCCGCTCGATGCTTGCGAACTTGAATGCTCTTAAGGGCGGCGCTCCGGAAGCCACGCTGATCGTTGGTGTCCCCGACGTCGGTTCGCTGCCGTACTCGATTGCGAACTTTACTTCATCGCAGCGCGCAACGCTGACGGCGGATTCACAGCTCGCGAATCAAGCCATGCAAGCAGCGATCGCGGATGCTACCGATAAGGCCGTTGCGTACGTCGATTGGTACAACTATTTCGCGGCGAATCCGCAGTATTACACGACGAATTACTACGCCTCGGACCTCCTGCACCTCAACGACCAAGGCTACGCCGTGCTGGAGACCCTGATCTTCCAGTCGTTTACGACCGCATTTCCCTCGTTCTAGGGGAATGCGCGCCGGAGGCGTATTTCGGGCGCATGTCCATTGAAGGCAAACGAGTCGCTGCTCTGATCGGCGACGGATTCGAAGAAGCAGAACTGACCGAGCCGCGCAAGGCGCTTGAGGGCGCGGGCGCGATCGTAACAATTGTGGGCGCCGACGAGAAGTCGCGCCAGAAAATACGAAGCAAGCGAGGGCTTGATGATGGCGGCCAGCAGAAAGCCGAAGAGCTCGCCTCTGACGTGACCGGAGACGACTTCGACGCGCTGCTCATCCCCGGCGGGACCTCGCCGGACCGGCTGCGGGGCAACCGGGACATTCAGCGGCTCATCCGCGAGATCGACGGCGCCAAGAAACCGATCTTCGCGGTCGGTCATGGGCCGCAGGTGCTGATCTCTTCACAGGTCGTGCGTGGGCGTCAGCTCACCGGTGCGCCTTCGATCGCGGACGACATCCGCAA of the Candidatus Baltobacteraceae bacterium genome contains:
- a CDS encoding type 1 glutamine amidotransferase domain-containing protein, coding for MSIEGKRVAALIGDGFEEAELTEPRKALEGAGAIVTIVGADEKSRQKIRSKRGLDDGGQQKAEELASDVTGDDFDALLIPGGTSPDRLRGNRDIQRLIREIDGAKKPIFAVGHGPQVLISSQVVRGRQLTGAPSIADDIRNAGGLYRDQPVIQDGNWVTTRTASDMLVFTRAMLEKLASAVPVQA
- a CDS encoding SGNH/GDSL hydrolase family protein — translated: MRTWLLLFLIFATVGIAAGCKGSGSSTATATPYPTQSARGGSDEAVFGDDFSVGMGTVFCGVSFSSGPCQTGPSAPGVSAAVNPTGWAQRFSGSLSLPRYAPTASIVLGVNGALSGDAPKTEGFGGDVLSNPSQFGALTTLATNVRSQNIRMIVIVQSGINDVFDAYYSALCVSNGGTVAGGGSATQSAPCTASGTTLADSSNNVRNGTLYSAFRSMLANLNALKGGAPEATLIVGVPDVGSLPYSIANFTSSQRATLTADSQLANQAMQAAIADATDKAVAYVDWYNYFAANPQYYTTNYYASDLLHLNDQGYAVLETLIFQSFTTAFPSF
- the fni gene encoding type 2 isopentenyl-diphosphate Delta-isomerase, encoding MSTEQRKTRHLDICLNDDVASTLEAGFSAVRLRHEALPEIALEDVVLQTTFLGATLHAPLMISSMTGGTERASTINRNLAIAAQTAGIALGLGSIRAAIENPELFATYAVREVAPKVVLFANLGAVQLNYGVGIEDARRAVKAIGANGLYLHLNPLQESLQPRGDTNFRGLLPKIAALVRALDVPVIAKSVGSGIAPSTAQRLFDAGIAAVDVAGAGGTSWARVEGKRSDDPLRAKLAEQFADWGFATARATRAMRVAFPNATIVASGGIRSGVDVAKALALGADLAGIALPFLEPATRSADAVGEALTEIIEGLRIAMFASGSRTIANLRGALLTPEASG
- the nirD gene encoding nitrite reductase small subunit NirD, whose amino-acid sequence is MIDEYVTVASVDDIPKGTAKNFTVGENQIAVFHVDDDWYALEGNCPHQGGPLAEGWIHEKTVTCPWHAWCFSLETGRMAILEMEGVATYDVRIEGSMVAINPKPRE
- a CDS encoding zinc-dependent metalloprotease, which encodes MIRLLARIGTVLTFIGFLTAHVGAQTPPAGGPTGSPPPLPAYSSWTKDAEKQDGLFTVWRKDAKIYLEIKIDQLDKDYLETAVPANGLGGYGIQSGQMFMQEARLVRFVREGRTVAIVWPQTRFSALPNTPLADAVRLSTADSVLGMAPVVSENGKESIVVDMSALLGDVLDMTGAMRKALADPKDPLTQYHLDPARTYFGKSKAFPQNVVIEADETFSSPKPPEKMNTVTDPRSLQMRITYNFITLPENDGYVPRFADDRIGYFEDTHISFNNMSAADDFVHYIIRWNVQPSDPTQRVSPAKNPIVFTLSNTIPLEYREPIRSAVLAWNKAFERVGVSNVVQVQDQPADPAWDPDDVRYNVIRWLTEANSGGFAEAQLVWDPRTGEVFRGGVLIDSDLVHFGSRALEVYAPQGTALDETPNPRGFAAHNDGAQMAEQFAYGAYAQAVMTGEDPQAIARREVGPFLHSIVLHEVGHDWGLMHNFIGHDAYTLADLRSKKFTQAWGLSTSVMDYIPFNLAPRGAPNGDLFQPVLGPYDYHAIEYGYARFPGATTPDAELPALHRIASAWSDPRYMFASDEDVEWNGHAIDPRVAQFLLTGDQLGWCDQQLSIEHAVLSRLDSEFPRPQHSWDEERAAFGTVLSQYSRCSLAASHFIGGEYLSRARVGDPHSALPLTAVSRNDERHAFGILDRYMFEDSAWHFSPTTLRRLVYSEHEPFLDFGYTELPRFDVSVATVAARFQDIALGYMFSPIVLQRIADLPSKGAGTMTMADLFTWNQNAIFGDLHNGAIAHASSVRRNLQRRYTALLAKLASVPTKGTPYDAQALARYELGDLEARIDVALHKTSDVQTHAHLEAMRADAARALRAREVYEQAG